TTGGGTTCAGAGAATGATGGGTCGTATACATTGCTTTCAAACATATATGCTAATGCAAGGCGTTGGAGAGATGTGGCCAGGGTCCGATCTTTGATGAAATATTCAGGGGTCAAAAAGAGAGCAGGTTGCAGCTGGGTCCAAGGAAAGAAAGGCACTGCAACCTTCTTTGTGGGTGACAGGTCTCATCCACAATTTGAACAAATATACAAACTTCTTGCTGACTTAATTCAATGCATCAAGGCAATTGGGTATGTTCCCGAGACGAACTGTGCACTTCATGATGTGGATGATGAAGAGAAAGGTGATCTTCTTTTTGAACATAGTGAGAAGTTAGCTCTAGCCTATGGCATTTTAGTCTCTACTCCTGGGGTGCCTATCCATATCACTAAGAACTTGCGTGTCTGCACTGATTGCCATAATGCCTTTACTTACATATCCATGATCATTGATAATGAAATCATATTAAGGGATTCAAGTCGCTTCCATCATTTCAAGAGTGGATCTTGCTCCTGCAGAGGCTACTGGTGATACAAAATCATTGATGGTGAAGTGGGTTATGAGATTTGGCAATTGAAGAGGTCCGTCTGATAGGATGATCCCACAATGATGGAGTAAATCTGCTCCTAATATTGAATGCAAACGGTACCTTTTATATTTAGCTTCAGCTAACATAACAATTAACACAACTAAGGCCTAAGATGCAGAGTTTATTCTGAAATGGCTTTATACAGGGGAAAGAAATTTCTGTAGCAACACAAGCTTGATCATCTAAAAAGGTAGATTTCATTCATGTAGAAATACAGGACAAAGCAATCTCTGATTCATTCTATGTCAAAAGTTAGTAGAGACATGGGGATTGGCCCTCGGAATGGTAATAGGAACAGGCAATTCAGTTTCTTTCCGATAAGCTGCTGGCTATTTTATGTATGCTTCCGTTATGCATGTTTGAGGCTTGCTTAACAAACCCAACTGAGAATGTCTCATATTCTTTCTTTAGCATTAGCTAAATGCAGGTGTGAATTTGGATAACTGTAGATATTCGGTTTACCTTTTACAAAATTGAACATTGCAGATTTAGATAATATTCATATCTGGATATTATCACTACTTTCTTCGACATCATCCGATTCCATTATACTTTTGTGGATAAAGGTTCTGATACTTGAACATATTGTTTGAATCCATTTTACTTTTATAGATAATAGCTTTgaatctcttttattttatttaaaattgtatatattttttaaaattttctaattaaattcagTTGAAATTTGAAGTTGAAGCCTCTACTCAAGATTAAAGTGCTAGCTTAGCTGGATGTACAAGCGATTGATGCATAGAATAGACGCAAGCAACGAGTAGTGTTGcagattataataaaatatagtattaaaatcagAGGGTGGGAGCTCTTTCAGCAGTTCCAGCTATGACGGTGAGCAAGTTGTTCCCGAAAGGGTCACTGAGATGTTTGGCAAGGTTCTCAACGGGACCTTCTCCAGTGACATAGGCTTGGAAGTAGAAACCCAGCATGGCGAACATTGCCAGTCTACCATTTTTTATCTCTTTCACCTTGAGCAGAGCTGCTTGGTCAGGATCCTTGGCCAGCCCAAGTGGGTCAAATGGACCTCCAGGGTGAAGCTTGTCCTCCAATTCCTAAATAAATTATGGCaaaattttgttaattaattaataatgtttGGTTGGTAAAAGGTTACTATTCATAATAGTATTAAAGAGgcaggcatatatatatatatatatatatatatatatatatatataccaagcCATTAATGATTCTGTAATATTCAGCTCCACCAACGAGAACGATCTCCGCAATGACAGCAGCAATAAGGTTGATAGGGATATTCTTGCCGAAGTAGTTCAAGGTGTTACCATCCAGGAGAAGAGCTCTTGTATGCAATGCAGGTATGGAAAATCAACGTTCAACCAACACATTAATTCCATATATATAGTTATAGCCCAAATAGTAAAGCTAAAACCTTGAACCAAACGGCTTCAGGGCCGCATTTGGCACCAAATTTGTTAAAGGCTTCTGGGATGATGAATCCAGCTGCACCAAGCATCGCCCACCTTGCATGTATCAGTTCAAATGCTTGATATCtgcattcaatatatatatatattttttcattccTTAAGTATTGTATTCATCCCTTAAAAGGAAAAGTATTAACTTACTTGGCAAGGTCTTCTGGCTTTTTGCTCAGGCCAAAAGGATCGTATCCATAGctgaataaaataaatatcatcaTGAATGAATGTTGTCTTATTTATAAATCTTATTCTAACTTAATAATACGCACTCTCCGGGGACTTCTCCAGTCAAGTACTCAGGGATCTCTGATCTGTCTAACAGCCCTTCCGGCAAGAAAATCCTTCTGTAGGGACCAGATTGAATATGCAACAAATGATCAAGTACATGCATTAAGTTGAATTGGTTTAGCCATAGGGTTGCAGCTAGCACATACCGTACCACTTAGCGAGCTCTTCATTGGCTGGGGAGACAGAAGCAACCTTGGACTTGGGAGGAGGTGCAGCCTTCTTATTGGAGAAAAGAGCCACGGTCTTGAATGTGGCAGAGCTTGAGGGTGTGGGAGCTGATGACTTGGCCCAAACACTGAAATTCAGTGGGTTACCTAGCATTTCAGATTTGGCGAGGGAAGGAGCTAATGGGGCCATGTTGGCGGAGTAGGGAAGGGAAGATGAAATGGATACTATAATTAAGGTGGACGTGGATGTTTCCATAGGCTGGCTCATGAGAAATCTGATAGGAGGGTCCATGGTGGTGTGGCAGATCATGGTGCTGACGTGGAACGAAGGCCTCTGCTCCTTCTAGATTGCTACCTCTTGTTTGGATAAG
The Gossypium arboreum isolate Shixiya-1 chromosome 10, ASM2569848v2, whole genome shotgun sequence genome window above contains:
- the LOC108488949 gene encoding chlorophyll a-b binding protein CP26, chloroplastic-like, giving the protein MICHTTMDPPIRFLMSQPMETSTSTLIIVSISSSLPYSANMAPLAPSLAKSEMLGNPLNFSVWAKSSAPTPSSSATFKTVALFSNKKAAPPPKSKVASVSPANEELAKWYGPYRRIFLPEGLLDRSEIPEYLTGEVPGDYGYDPFGLSKKPEDLAKYQAFELIHARWAMLGAAGFIIPEAFNKFGAKCGPEAVWFKVLALLFGALLLDGNTLNYFGKNIPINLIAAVIAEIVLVGGAEYYRIINGLELEDKLHPGGPFDPLGLAKDPDQAALLKVKEIKNGRLAMFAMLGFYFQAYVTGEGPVENLAKHLSDPFGNNLLTVIAGTAERAPTL